In a single window of the Olivibacter sp. SDN3 genome:
- a CDS encoding response regulator, with translation MKKKIYVVEDDKDIREIIEFFLDAEGMEAHTYSHIADFKRDCNSMGNADLFLLDVNLPDGSGVDLAAALSKNPDTYHVPVLIMSAHLNNGFAFSENVRSFLPKPFDLNDMASQIKQYVYA, from the coding sequence ATGAAAAAGAAAATATATGTTGTGGAAGATGATAAAGATATACGTGAAATTATTGAGTTTTTTTTAGACGCAGAAGGAATGGAGGCGCATACGTATAGCCACATTGCTGATTTTAAACGAGATTGTAATAGCATGGGCAATGCTGATCTTTTTTTATTAGATGTTAACCTGCCGGATGGCAGTGGCGTAGACCTTGCTGCTGCTTTGTCTAAAAATCCAGACACTTACCATGTGCCCGTACTCATCATGTCTGCGCATTTAAATAATGGGTTTGCATTCTCGGAGAATGTTCGGAGTTTCCTTCCCAAGCCTTTTGATCTGAATGACATGGCATCGCAGATCAAACAATATGTATATGCCTAA